The following are encoded in a window of Oceanispirochaeta sp. M1 genomic DNA:
- a CDS encoding ROK family transcriptional regulator — protein sequence MAVQHRLKRDNIFRILGSLWRFPGQSRADLARELRLDRSTVGSLADWMIQNKMLEENSANSSRPRGGRPPVLLNIRSGYSYAIGVELTVPSIRLYAADLSGQYLDEKDIPIDVYGPGAINSLAVELARFRKTIEEKYPMLAGLATVGLGVSGSVDNAKQEITLSYALQIFDPLSVSEPLETVLNVPIVLFNDAQACALGEANKLRKKDLILVLIEKRSACAHRDIGVGIGVIHNDEIMHGRAITHLLQPAEGQEDRDNHLFIHNLGRSLALIANVTGCNDIVLGGDVDDYRDELCQKITANISKESNFNGGEAVMNIHNSSDPDWAVAAGAQHSAIRQILQERSFNIKSL from the coding sequence ATGGCAGTACAGCACAGATTGAAGCGCGACAATATATTCAGAATCCTTGGCAGCCTCTGGCGATTCCCGGGGCAGAGTCGTGCTGACCTGGCCCGGGAGTTGAGATTGGATCGCTCTACAGTTGGAAGTCTTGCCGACTGGATGATTCAGAATAAAATGCTCGAAGAGAATTCTGCCAACTCTTCAAGACCCAGGGGAGGACGTCCTCCTGTTTTATTGAATATACGCAGTGGATATTCCTATGCAATAGGAGTTGAACTGACTGTTCCGTCTATTCGATTGTATGCAGCCGATTTAAGCGGACAATATCTGGATGAAAAAGATATCCCTATAGACGTATATGGTCCAGGAGCAATTAATTCTCTAGCAGTTGAACTTGCACGTTTTAGAAAGACCATTGAAGAGAAATATCCCATGCTCGCCGGTCTGGCTACGGTTGGACTCGGAGTCAGTGGTTCTGTTGATAATGCAAAACAGGAGATTACACTCTCCTATGCACTGCAGATTTTTGACCCTTTATCTGTTTCAGAACCTCTGGAAACAGTCTTAAATGTACCTATCGTGTTATTTAATGATGCCCAGGCCTGTGCTTTGGGTGAAGCAAACAAGCTGCGTAAGAAAGATCTTATTCTTGTACTTATAGAAAAACGTTCGGCATGTGCACATCGGGATATCGGAGTGGGTATAGGTGTTATTCATAATGATGAAATAATGCATGGCCGTGCAATTACACATCTCCTGCAGCCGGCTGAAGGACAGGAAGATAGGGATAATCATTTGTTTATTCACAACCTTGGAAGGTCTTTGGCACTTATTGCAAATGTAACAGGCTGTAATGATATTGTATTAGGTGGAGATGTTGATGATTACAGAGATGAACTGTGTCAAAAGATTACAGCAAATATTTCAAAAGAGAGCAACTTTAACGGGGGGGAAGCTGTAATGAATATACATAACAGTTCAGATCCCGATTGGGCAGTAGCTGCGGGTGCCCAGCATTCAGCGATACGTCAAATCCTCCAGGAACGTAGCTTTAATATTAAAAGTCTTTAA
- a CDS encoding extracellular solute-binding protein: protein MVKKFLLSVLMCLIAFSVFAAGGQESSPAEDKAVEEMVTLDFWSWRTEDVDIYNNLIDQFREKNPGIDVNFTAYKNTEYNTVLSAAIKGGSGPDIIHLKAYGGLETYAQPGYLMPLDDKVPALKNFSENAVRGATSISDGKIYGVPFASQTLVIYYNKAMYKELGLSVPETWAEFLANLETMKKAGITPLANGGKDGWTLEVLQGVICPNFYGANDYFADLTSGKTDFTDDRYRTSLEKLQELRPYMPDNFMGIAYTDMQMLFINEMAGHFIGGSWEAGYFSAQNPDMEYDVFAGPVAKAGDTRYASAFLDGSFGMNAETEAPEAAAAFLSFMASSQAGQYLADNLKQKSDVPGVQFTDPYLKKLGELNKNSTPYIMLVGFRYEQPTGSSLIQSTLQGLLADSIDSYEVVDQVQEGVATWYKPFK from the coding sequence ATGGTAAAGAAATTCTTATTGAGTGTTTTAATGTGTCTCATAGCTTTTTCGGTATTTGCAGCAGGAGGCCAGGAGAGTTCTCCTGCCGAGGATAAAGCCGTAGAAGAAATGGTAACTCTTGACTTTTGGTCATGGAGAACAGAAGACGTTGATATTTATAACAACCTTATTGATCAGTTCCGTGAGAAGAATCCGGGAATAGATGTGAATTTCACAGCTTATAAAAATACTGAATATAATACAGTTCTGTCGGCAGCTATCAAAGGCGGCAGCGGGCCCGATATTATTCATCTCAAAGCCTATGGCGGACTGGAAACATATGCACAGCCCGGTTACCTCATGCCTCTGGATGATAAAGTACCTGCTCTTAAGAATTTCAGTGAAAATGCAGTTCGAGGTGCCACCAGTATTTCTGACGGGAAAATCTATGGTGTTCCTTTTGCAAGCCAGACCCTGGTCATTTACTACAACAAGGCTATGTATAAAGAGCTTGGCCTGAGTGTTCCTGAAACCTGGGCCGAATTTCTTGCTAACCTTGAAACCATGAAAAAAGCTGGAATCACTCCTCTTGCCAATGGTGGAAAAGACGGATGGACATTAGAAGTACTTCAGGGTGTTATCTGTCCTAACTTCTATGGAGCAAACGATTATTTTGCAGACCTGACTTCAGGAAAAACAGATTTCACTGATGACCGCTACAGAACTTCACTTGAAAAACTTCAGGAACTCCGTCCTTATATGCCCGATAACTTTATGGGAATTGCCTATACAGATATGCAGATGCTTTTTATCAATGAAATGGCCGGACACTTTATCGGCGGAAGCTGGGAAGCCGGTTATTTCAGTGCTCAGAATCCTGATATGGAATATGATGTATTTGCAGGACCCGTAGCCAAAGCAGGTGATACACGCTATGCATCTGCTTTCCTTGATGGATCTTTCGGTATGAATGCTGAAACAGAAGCCCCTGAAGCCGCCGCCGCGTTCCTGAGTTTTATGGCAAGTTCACAGGCAGGTCAGTATCTTGCTGATAACCTGAAACAGAAATCAGATGTACCCGGAGTACAGTTTACAGATCCCTATCTTAAAAAATTGGGAGAACTGAATAAAAACTCTACTCCCTATATCATGCTTGTAGGGTTTCGTTACGAACAGCCTACAGGATCATCTCTTATTCAGAGTACTCTGCAGGGACTTTTAGCTGACAGCATTGACAGTTATGAAGTCGTTGATCAGGTCCAGGAAGGTGTTGCCACCTGGTATAAACCTTTTAAGTAA
- a CDS encoding carbohydrate ABC transporter permease translates to MKKTKHQSLWITFFVLPGLLIVLVFIVAPLFMSMYNSMFSWKSIARDQFVGMENFHKIFNQYPYKDRFFNAMGNNIQWFLSTMLIQNSLGILFGYLLYKKIAGSAVYQRVFFIPVLFSIVAVGFLWSLYMNPNMGIINRFLKDVGLQSWTRAWLGDEALATPSIIAVNIWRWVGFPTLVFYAGFNAVPEEVVEASYLDGIGEGRLFTHIMIPLIMPSIMVITVLTLIGSLNVFEQIYTMAGLEGGPYYSTDTLGTLFYRTAFGAVDSGLPEVGIGSAIAVVIYVLTFFFSALSIISFKGKEVEL, encoded by the coding sequence ATGAAAAAAACTAAACACCAGTCATTATGGATAACATTTTTTGTTCTCCCGGGGCTTCTTATTGTCCTTGTATTTATAGTGGCACCTCTTTTTATGTCCATGTACAACAGTATGTTTTCATGGAAAAGTATTGCCCGCGATCAGTTTGTGGGGATGGAAAATTTTCATAAGATATTTAATCAGTATCCTTATAAAGACCGCTTTTTTAATGCCATGGGAAACAATATACAGTGGTTTCTCTCTACTATGTTAATTCAGAATTCCCTGGGTATTCTTTTTGGATACCTTTTATATAAGAAAATTGCAGGTTCCGCTGTCTATCAGCGGGTGTTTTTTATTCCTGTACTCTTTTCTATTGTAGCCGTAGGATTTCTCTGGAGTCTTTACATGAACCCCAATATGGGAATCATAAACAGATTTCTCAAAGATGTAGGTCTGCAGAGTTGGACCCGGGCATGGCTTGGAGACGAAGCTCTCGCAACACCCAGTATCATCGCAGTGAATATCTGGCGATGGGTTGGATTCCCGACACTTGTTTTCTATGCGGGATTCAATGCTGTTCCCGAAGAGGTTGTGGAAGCTTCATACCTGGACGGCATCGGGGAAGGCAGATTGTTTACCCATATTATGATTCCCCTGATCATGCCTTCTATTATGGTTATCACAGTGCTGACTCTCATTGGAAGTCTCAATGTATTTGAACAGATCTATACAATGGCCGGCCTGGAAGGAGGGCCATATTATTCCACAGATACTCTGGGAACATTATTCTACAGAACCGCATTTGGAGCCGTTGATTCAGGCCTGCCTGAAGTCGGTATAGGATCGGCAATTGCAGTTGTTATCTATGTTCTAACCTTCTTTTTCAGTGCCTTGAGTATTATCTCATTCAAAGGCAAGGAGGTGGAATTATGA
- a CDS encoding carbohydrate ABC transporter permease, which yields MIGQLKFRGASILQKTLIIIFQIMLISYAILIFYPLLNMIISSFKTSREIFKTPYAMPEKWLFSNYVEVWGEGGFGRYFFNSIYVTGISIGIVLLLGSMAAFGICRYDYKLSTFIYLAFLAGIMLPLKAAIIPLFMLVRNLGLMDNPLALILIFTAMSMPSTVFILTGFMKTIPHDLEDSGRIDGANEWMVYRQIIMPLTAPSIALVTIYNAVPVWNDFFFPLVFIQSNKLKTLPLGMSVFFGQYQISWHLLFASLSIAILPMLILYLFLSKYFIKGMTAGALK from the coding sequence ATGATTGGACAGTTAAAGTTCAGGGGAGCCTCAATACTCCAGAAGACTCTGATTATAATTTTCCAGATTATGTTGATAAGTTATGCAATCCTTATTTTTTATCCTCTGCTCAATATGATTATTTCCAGCTTCAAGACAAGCCGTGAAATATTTAAAACTCCTTATGCGATGCCTGAAAAATGGCTGTTTTCCAATTACGTTGAGGTTTGGGGAGAAGGGGGCTTCGGCCGGTATTTCTTTAATAGTATATATGTGACTGGTATCTCTATCGGTATCGTATTATTACTCGGCTCTATGGCCGCATTCGGTATCTGCCGATATGATTATAAATTGTCTACTTTTATTTATCTGGCCTTCCTGGCAGGTATTATGCTCCCTCTTAAGGCTGCAATAATTCCCCTTTTTATGCTGGTTCGGAATTTGGGACTGATGGATAATCCTCTTGCTCTGATATTGATCTTTACGGCCATGAGTATGCCCTCTACGGTCTTTATCCTTACTGGATTTATGAAGACTATTCCCCATGATCTCGAAGACTCCGGCCGGATAGACGGCGCCAATGAATGGATGGTTTACAGGCAGATCATTATGCCTCTGACTGCCCCTTCAATCGCTTTGGTCACTATCTATAATGCTGTGCCGGTGTGGAATGATTTTTTCTTTCCACTGGTCTTTATTCAGTCAAATAAACTGAAAACTCTACCCCTGGGGATGAGTGTCTTCTTTGGACAGTATCAGATCAGCTGGCATCTGCTGTTTGCATCATTATCTATTGCTATTCTCCCTATGCTTATACTCTATCTATTTTTATCCAAATATTTTATCAAGGGAATGACTGCTGGAGCTCTCAAATGA
- a CDS encoding sugar phosphate isomerase: MKNQPDYNYLTTDNRLLQEAEKRAETFIRDEEQFQLGFIPTEQSHPYTNQLSSVIQEDTKAGLKLLLDVDRDIPSVARRIFLSEPYEELCKAFEDAAVHKRRVCFTGCGSTGRLSMMLEEMWRQFWEDRAGVESGDASRRSDDSDENLVCADLACSIMTGGDRALIRAVENFEDYEAFGARQVQDLNLAEDDLIIAISEGGETSSVLGTVFEGRKRGCRVFLAFNNPASVMTSRLERCRRAINDEQVTVLDLYTGSMSLSGSTRMQATTMEMLVIAAAMECGLKQSVGIETPENTDYANLFAALIRDLSSDSALEGMAAWAEEEQNVYEQGGRLTYLAGPYLLDIFSDTTERSPTFMLPPFRACDDSTSAISWAFARDPDHEAEEAWVRMLRRSPRGLNWLRKDYMEMDAPLNVTDNPPVLDSSEIARYLIGHEEDPRRRDCSIFLNLKICVDGASSLAGVPEDGKTIFLGSPGNKPDGMIDFSVFLNLPESPISLWQHLAVKLIFNTVSTGTMAMMGRIRGNWMIQLDPTNKKLIDRGSRIISQLLDISYKEACTELYLSLLAREKFQAEGMHTILSPVEAVLKRRSK, translated from the coding sequence ATGAAAAACCAACCCGACTATAATTACCTTACAACTGACAACAGGCTTCTACAGGAAGCTGAAAAAAGGGCAGAGACATTTATTCGAGATGAGGAGCAGTTTCAGCTGGGATTTATTCCCACAGAACAGTCTCATCCTTACACAAATCAGCTGAGTTCTGTGATTCAGGAAGATACTAAGGCAGGATTGAAACTACTCCTTGATGTGGATCGTGATATTCCTTCAGTGGCAAGGCGTATATTTCTTTCTGAACCCTACGAAGAGCTCTGTAAAGCTTTTGAAGATGCTGCAGTACATAAGAGACGTGTATGCTTTACCGGCTGCGGAAGCACTGGACGCCTGAGTATGATGCTTGAGGAGATGTGGAGACAGTTCTGGGAAGACCGTGCAGGGGTTGAGTCCGGAGATGCTTCCCGCCGAAGCGATGACAGCGATGAGAACCTGGTATGTGCAGATCTTGCCTGCAGTATTATGACTGGTGGTGATCGTGCTCTTATCAGAGCCGTAGAAAACTTTGAAGACTATGAAGCCTTCGGTGCCCGGCAGGTTCAGGACCTGAACCTTGCTGAGGATGACCTGATTATCGCCATCTCTGAAGGAGGAGAGACTTCTTCTGTTCTTGGTACTGTTTTTGAGGGCCGCAAAAGAGGATGCCGTGTCTTTCTGGCTTTTAATAATCCCGCTTCTGTTATGACCTCCCGTCTGGAACGCTGCCGCAGGGCTATTAACGATGAACAGGTCACGGTCCTGGATCTTTATACGGGATCTATGTCTCTTTCAGGTTCTACCAGAATGCAGGCCACAACAATGGAAATGCTTGTAATAGCTGCTGCCATGGAGTGTGGTCTTAAGCAATCTGTTGGAATTGAAACTCCCGAGAATACTGACTATGCAAATCTCTTCGCTGCATTAATTAGAGATCTCAGTAGTGATAGTGCTCTTGAGGGAATGGCAGCCTGGGCAGAAGAAGAGCAGAATGTTTATGAGCAGGGAGGAAGACTTACCTATCTGGCAGGTCCATATCTCCTTGATATATTCAGTGATACAACAGAGCGTTCTCCCACCTTTATGCTGCCTCCTTTTCGGGCATGTGATGACAGTACATCCGCTATCTCCTGGGCATTTGCCAGGGACCCGGATCATGAGGCAGAAGAAGCCTGGGTAAGGATGCTTAGACGTTCTCCCCGGGGGTTGAACTGGCTGCGGAAAGATTATATGGAAATGGATGCCCCCCTGAATGTAACAGACAATCCCCCTGTTCTGGACAGCAGTGAAATTGCCCGATATCTGATTGGCCATGAGGAAGATCCCAGAAGAAGAGATTGTTCCATTTTTCTAAATTTAAAGATTTGTGTGGATGGTGCCTCCAGCCTTGCCGGAGTGCCCGAAGACGGCAAAACAATATTTCTGGGAAGTCCCGGGAACAAACCGGATGGTATGATTGATTTTTCTGTCTTCCTGAATTTACCTGAAAGTCCGATCTCTCTTTGGCAGCACCTGGCAGTTAAACTGATTTTTAATACAGTGAGTACGGGTACAATGGCAATGATGGGACGCATACGTGGAAATTGGATGATACAACTTGATCCCACTAATAAGAAACTGATAGATAGGGGAAGCCGGATAATTTCTCAACTGCTGGATATATCATATAAGGAAGCCTGTACTGAACTCTATCTGTCTCTTCTGGCCCGTGAAAAATTTCAGGCTGAAGGGATGCATACAATTCTCTCTCCAGTTGAAGCAGTACTTAAGCGTAGATCCAAGTAA
- a CDS encoding MTAP family purine nucleoside phosphorylase produces the protein MRKAIIGGTGVYDTPGMTRSETVETKYGSVEVEIVKWEGEEIVFLARHGKGHSVPPHLINYRANMMALKQLEVSHIYATCAVGSCNEKYIPGDTVVMNDFLDFTKVRPVTFFDGEEGVKHTDMSDPYCKNLRALYYEEAAKDKVTVKGNAVYVCTEGPRFETAAEIRMYKQMGGDVVGMTNVPEVQLAKEMKMCYSAIGIITNWCTGVISDEIVGHDIMATMASNKDAMTKIFLSILSNNPQRDKCSCRNAIMEM, from the coding sequence ATGAGAAAAGCAATCATCGGCGGAACCGGTGTCTATGATACTCCCGGAATGACCCGCAGTGAAACAGTTGAGACTAAATACGGCAGCGTTGAGGTTGAAATAGTAAAATGGGAAGGTGAAGAGATCGTCTTTCTGGCAAGACATGGAAAGGGACACTCCGTCCCTCCTCACCTGATCAACTACAGAGCCAATATGATGGCACTGAAACAGCTTGAAGTAAGCCACATCTATGCAACTTGTGCAGTTGGCTCCTGCAATGAGAAATATATCCCCGGCGACACAGTGGTTATGAATGACTTTCTGGACTTCACGAAAGTCAGACCAGTCACATTCTTTGACGGTGAAGAGGGTGTCAAACACACCGATATGTCAGATCCCTACTGCAAAAACCTGCGAGCCCTTTACTATGAAGAAGCTGCAAAAGATAAAGTAACAGTGAAGGGAAATGCCGTATATGTCTGTACCGAAGGTCCCCGTTTTGAGACTGCTGCCGAAATCCGAATGTACAAGCAAATGGGTGGAGATGTTGTCGGCATGACAAATGTTCCTGAAGTACAGCTGGCCAAAGAGATGAAGATGTGTTACTCCGCTATCGGTATAATTACAAACTGGTGTACTGGAGTGATAAGTGATGAAATTGTCGGTCACGATATAATGGCAACCATGGCCTCCAATAAGGATGCTATGACAAAAATATTCCTTTCAATTCTTTCCAATAATCCCCAAAGGGACAAATGCTCCTGCCGGAATGCAATAATGGAGATGTAA
- a CDS encoding amidohydrolase family protein, giving the protein MNILLQGGQILTMAQEEPEILQTDIGITDDRIAFIGDIPAGFKADKTIDASESLIMPGLVNAHTHISMSLLRNYADDLPFWEWLMDRIMPVEDNMTSDFAYHGAQLSIIEMIRSGTTTFADMYFFMERAAQAVDESGMRANLSRGATFLNGDEDLAKLEESEHFFKEWNGKADGRIKVDIAPHAPYTCPPKYIKMMGELTKKLGCNTHIHLSESRKEVEDSKAEHGKSPIKHVFDLGLFDSRTYAAHCVHLSSEDIKIIAENNVSVVNNPGSNMKLANGFAPVTKLLEAGVNVALGTDGSASNNNLNMFEEINLAALVNKAVEEEPTVVPAYTALKMATINGAKALGLENEIGTLEKGKKADMIMIDLKKAHFYPRYNLVSSLVYSAQGSDVKTVFCNGKILMEDYKLLTMNEEIVCANAEISAKKMTAGDNK; this is encoded by the coding sequence ATGAATATACTGCTTCAAGGCGGACAGATCCTGACAATGGCTCAGGAAGAACCGGAAATATTACAGACTGATATCGGAATCACAGATGACCGGATAGCATTTATCGGTGATATCCCTGCCGGCTTTAAGGCTGATAAGACAATTGATGCTTCTGAATCACTTATCATGCCGGGACTGGTTAATGCCCATACCCATATCTCCATGTCCCTCCTGCGAAACTATGCCGACGACCTCCCCTTCTGGGAATGGCTGATGGATAGAATCATGCCCGTTGAAGATAACATGACCTCAGACTTTGCCTATCATGGAGCCCAGCTGAGTATTATCGAAATGATACGAAGCGGAACCACCACCTTCGCTGATATGTATTTTTTCATGGAACGGGCTGCCCAGGCAGTTGATGAGAGCGGTATGCGTGCCAATCTCTCAAGGGGAGCCACATTCCTCAACGGTGATGAGGATCTCGCAAAGCTTGAAGAATCAGAGCATTTTTTCAAAGAATGGAACGGAAAAGCTGACGGCCGGATTAAGGTGGATATTGCACCTCACGCTCCATACACATGCCCCCCCAAATATATAAAAATGATGGGTGAACTGACAAAGAAACTGGGATGTAATACCCACATTCATCTTTCAGAAAGCCGCAAAGAAGTGGAAGACAGCAAAGCAGAACATGGTAAGTCACCCATAAAGCATGTTTTTGATCTAGGGCTCTTCGATTCCAGAACATATGCAGCTCACTGTGTTCACCTCAGCAGTGAAGACATTAAAATCATAGCAGAAAACAATGTCTCTGTAGTCAATAATCCCGGCAGCAACATGAAGCTGGCAAATGGATTTGCTCCTGTGACCAAACTGCTTGAAGCAGGTGTGAATGTAGCCCTGGGTACAGACGGATCAGCCAGTAATAACAACTTGAATATGTTTGAAGAAATCAACCTTGCAGCCCTGGTGAATAAGGCAGTAGAAGAAGAACCCACAGTTGTTCCTGCATACACAGCTCTCAAAATGGCAACAATAAACGGAGCCAAAGCCCTTGGACTTGAAAATGAAATCGGAACATTGGAGAAGGGCAAGAAAGCCGATATGATCATGATTGATCTGAAAAAGGCCCACTTCTATCCCCGTTACAACCTGGTATCTTCCCTGGTTTATTCGGCACAGGGCTCGGATGTGAAGACAGTCTTCTGTAACGGTAAAATACTGATGGAAGATTACAAACTACTCACAATGAACGAAGAGATTGTCTGTGCCAATGCAGAAATCTCAGCCAAGAAGATGACAGCAGGAGATAATAAATGA
- a CDS encoding PLP-dependent aspartate aminotransferase family protein: MKKEDYKFDTLSIHGGGDHKNPKNALNPPIFQTSTFVFDSTDHVDDVMSFKSDDYVYTRGNNPTLRLFEQRMSVLENGTSAVAFASGMAAISSVLFSLTKPGDNILVHRTIYGSSYNVVTSLLPKYNINCRIHDLSKTDELEEAIDENTKVIYFETPSNPNLSIIDIKKITSFAKAKGIKVVIDNTFATPYFQRPLEMGVDVVVHSATKYICGHGDVVAGVAVARDDEYIQTLKFDYMCEFGGVLSPFNAWLLLRGLKTLGVRMRQHEKNAMAIARYLEAHPKVTSVAYPGLESFEGHKIAAEQMSGFGAMISFEVDGGLDKAKKVVNSVQLAQLAVSLGDCETLIELPAAMTHRGYDKAKLAEFGLTESMVRISAGLEDVDDIIADLEQALAQI; encoded by the coding sequence TTGAAAAAAGAAGATTATAAATTTGATACCCTGTCCATTCATGGCGGCGGGGATCACAAAAATCCAAAAAACGCTCTCAACCCCCCCATTTTTCAGACATCCACCTTTGTTTTTGACAGCACAGATCATGTTGATGATGTTATGTCCTTCAAGAGCGATGACTATGTCTACACCAGAGGCAACAACCCTACTCTGAGACTCTTCGAACAGAGAATGTCTGTACTGGAAAACGGTACTTCCGCCGTAGCCTTTGCTTCAGGAATGGCCGCCATCAGTTCTGTACTCTTCTCCTTAACCAAACCCGGAGACAATATCCTGGTTCACAGGACAATATACGGCTCATCCTACAATGTTGTGACCAGTCTTCTTCCTAAATACAATATCAACTGCCGTATTCATGACCTGTCAAAGACAGATGAGCTGGAAGAAGCTATCGATGAAAATACAAAAGTGATCTACTTTGAAACACCAAGTAATCCCAACCTCTCAATTATTGATATCAAAAAAATCACCTCCTTTGCGAAAGCAAAAGGTATAAAAGTCGTTATAGACAATACATTTGCAACTCCCTACTTTCAGAGACCCCTTGAAATGGGAGTAGATGTTGTCGTTCACTCTGCCACAAAATATATTTGCGGACACGGTGATGTTGTAGCCGGAGTAGCTGTTGCAAGGGATGATGAATATATTCAGACTCTGAAATTCGACTATATGTGTGAGTTTGGCGGCGTTCTCAGCCCCTTCAATGCATGGCTTCTTCTTAGAGGACTCAAAACACTTGGTGTCAGAATGAGACAGCATGAAAAGAATGCAATGGCCATAGCCCGCTACCTTGAAGCACACCCCAAAGTCACATCCGTTGCCTACCCGGGTCTTGAATCCTTCGAAGGACACAAGATTGCCGCCGAGCAGATGAGCGGATTCGGTGCAATGATCAGCTTTGAAGTTGACGGTGGACTGGATAAGGCTAAAAAAGTGGTCAACAGTGTTCAGCTGGCACAGCTGGCTGTAAGTCTGGGAGACTGTGAGACCCTGATTGAACTTCCTGCAGCCATGACCCACAGAGGTTATGACAAAGCTAAGCTGGCAGAGTTCGGCCTGACCGAAAGTATGGTCCGCATATCTGCAGGACTGGAAGATGTAGACGATATAATCGCGGATCTGGAACAGGCACTGGCCCAAATCTGA
- a CDS encoding QueT transporter family protein produces MKDVFKMWKETKMVVLVALCAGIYAAVLIPFKGFVIIPGFTEFRPASGLPIMMGLLFGPAGAWGAAIGNLIGDFFGSLGIGSTFGFVGNFLFAYIPYKIWRNIGILKADEQEPSLKSGKQIGMFVLVSFLGAAACALFIAWGLDLLQMVPFAALGTIITANNFIPSIVLGIPLTLILYPRIKKWHLLWTDIMPEEDIPEINAKTRISAILMIILIPVGLIGGLFFALGGGQEMFAAGFGAGGAGNMGVAVVAGVGAIGMIVAGLIE; encoded by the coding sequence GTGAAAGATGTTTTCAAGATGTGGAAAGAGACAAAAATGGTTGTTCTCGTCGCCCTGTGTGCGGGTATCTACGCAGCGGTACTGATTCCTTTTAAGGGATTTGTAATTATTCCCGGATTCACAGAGTTCAGACCTGCCAGTGGTTTACCCATTATGATGGGACTTCTCTTCGGCCCCGCCGGAGCATGGGGTGCAGCTATCGGTAACCTGATCGGTGACTTCTTCGGTTCATTGGGAATCGGCAGTACATTCGGCTTTGTAGGAAACTTCCTGTTTGCCTACATTCCTTATAAAATCTGGAGAAACATCGGTATTCTGAAAGCTGATGAGCAGGAACCCAGTCTCAAATCCGGAAAACAGATCGGTATGTTTGTACTCGTATCTTTTCTAGGAGCAGCAGCATGTGCTCTCTTTATTGCATGGGGTCTGGACCTTCTACAGATGGTTCCCTTTGCAGCACTGGGAACAATCATCACTGCAAACAACTTTATCCCCTCTATCGTTCTGGGAATCCCTCTGACTCTGATTCTGTATCCCAGAATCAAAAAATGGCACCTTCTATGGACAGATATTATGCCCGAAGAAGATATTCCTGAGATCAATGCAAAAACAAGAATATCAGCCATTCTTATGATTATTCTTATTCCTGTTGGACTTATCGGTGGTCTGTTTTTCGCTCTCGGCGGTGGACAGGAAATGTTTGCAGCTGGATTCGGTGCCGGTGGCGCTGGAAATATGGGTGTAGCCGTAGTAGCCGGAGTCGGTGCAATCGGTATGATTGTTGCTGGCCTAATCGAGTAA
- a CDS encoding energy-coupling factor transporter transmembrane protein EcfT: MDMFLYLDKDTFLHRLDPRTKMCVMMCSFIIALSFTSLYVLAGLSVLIIAYGMAGKVLSNLKRIWFILVMIFIMSIVLWSLTFGGPTKLWGPITLEGIEFGIMTGIRFDIMIVSGMIFLSASKIEEISLGLVKMRLPYRGAFAFSTAIRLVPMIVATSYTIAEAQKSRGLDLESGNIFQRAKKFVPLLVPTLISVIRGTNVFAMALESKGFGYSEERSNYMDIHFKKSDSIVFTISLILTIGIIIAKYLYF, from the coding sequence ATGGATATGTTTTTATACCTTGATAAAGATACATTTCTGCACCGTCTTGATCCCAGGACCAAGATGTGCGTCATGATGTGCTCTTTTATTATAGCCCTCAGCTTTACATCACTGTATGTTCTCGCCGGGCTGTCTGTTCTGATTATTGCCTATGGCATGGCCGGCAAGGTTCTCAGTAACCTGAAACGTATCTGGTTCATCCTTGTTATGATCTTTATAATGTCAATTGTTCTTTGGTCCCTTACTTTTGGAGGTCCCACAAAGCTTTGGGGACCTATAACATTGGAAGGAATTGAGTTCGGTATTATGACTGGAATCCGATTTGATATCATGATTGTATCAGGAATGATTTTTCTCAGTGCTTCCAAAATTGAGGAGATATCCCTGGGGCTGGTCAAGATGAGACTTCCCTACCGTGGAGCCTTTGCCTTTTCCACTGCTATCCGTCTTGTTCCCATGATTGTAGCCACAAGCTACACCATTGCGGAAGCTCAGAAATCAAGAGGTCTGGATCTGGAGTCGGGCAATATATTTCAGAGAGCCAAAAAATTTGTACCCCTCCTGGTACCTACTCTGATCTCCGTTATCAGAGGGACGAATGTATTTGCCATGGCTCTGGAATCAAAGGGATTCGGATATTCAGAAGAGAGAAGCAATTATATGGATATCCATTTTAAAAAGAGTGATTCCATAGTTTTTACTATATCTTTAATTCTGACAATCGGAATCATAATTGCAAAGTACTTGTATTTCTAG